The DNA sequence GGAGGGTTCGCGCCGGCGCACTTAGCATTTGGCAGTCAGCCCTTGGCCCCTGAACAGTGCGGTCGAACACAAAATGCCAAATGCGCCTTCTCTCGTCAGCACGACCCTTCACGGCCAAATGCCAATTGCTAACTGCTAAGTGCCGTGCCGGCCGGGATGTCGCTCGCATCGTCATCGCTTACGAAAAATACATCCCGCCATTGATGTCCACCGCCGCGCCGTTCACGAAGGGCGACGCGCCCGAGGCGAGAAACACGACCAGCGCAGCAACTTCCTCGGCCGTGCCTTCGCGGCCAAGCGGCGTCATGCCGGCCACGCGCTGGCGCACTTCCGGCTTGGTGAAGGTGTCGTGAAAGCTGGTGTTGATCAGCCCCGGCGCGACGGCATTCACGCGAATCTTGCGCGGGCCGAGTTCCTTCGCCAGCCCGCGTGTAAACGTGAGCACGCCGCCCTTGGTGGTGGAATACGCAACCGCGCCCGTGCCGCCGCCGTCGCGTCCGGCCTGCGACGCCAAATTCACGATAGCGCCGCCCTCGGCCATGTGCGGCAGCGCCGCCTGCGTCGCCAGGAAGAGCGTGCGCAGGTTCAGCGCCATGACTTCGTCCCAGAACGCGGCGTCCATCTCTTCCATCTTCTTGCGCGCCACGATCCCGCCCGCGTTGTTCACCAGGATGTGGATTTGGTCGCCCAGCGCCGCGCGCGTTTCCTTCACCAGCTTCGCGGCACCCTCGGGCCGGCGCAGGTCGGCGGCGACGGCAACCGCATTCCCGCCGCCCGCCTTGATCTCGTTCACGACTTCCGCGGCCCGATCCGCGCTTGCCGCGTAGTTGACCGCGACAGCGGCGCCGCTGCGCGCAAGTTCCAGCGAGATGGCGCGGCCGATGTCGCGCGCGCCGCCGGTCACGATGGCAACCTTGCCTTTCAGCCCGAGGTTCACGCCGTCGCCTCCGCCGCGCCAAGGTCGAGCATTTCGATCTTCGGCGTCAGCCAGAACAGCACCGCGGCGCCGATGGGCGCCAGCAGGCCGGCGGTGATCAGCACCGGGCGGTACGAGAAGTGGTCCACCACCCAACCCGTGGCCAGAATGAACAGCATGCTGCCAATACCCGCGCCCGAACCGCCGAGTCCCGCGACGCTGCCCACTGCCGACGCGGGAAACAAATCGCTCGGCATCGCCTGCAGGTTGTTGATCCACGCCTGGAAGCCGAACAGCACCACCGCAATCCACACGAGCGCGACCATGGCGCTCTCGGCGCGCTCTGCGAGAATTCCCGCGGGCATCATCGCCGCGGAAATCAGCATGACGGTCTTGCGCGCGCGGTCCACGCTCCAGCCGCGCCGCATCAGCACGCCCGAGGCGAATCCGCCCGCGAGGCTCCCCGCGTCGGCCGCCAGGTACGGCGCCCACGCGAACAGCCCGATCTGCGCCAGGCTGAAGCCGCGGACTTTGTTCAAGTATTCCGGCAGCCAGAAGATGTAGAGCCACCACACCGGATCCACCAGCAGCCGCGCCGCAACAATTCCCCAGACCTGGCGATACCCAAACAGGTCCCGCCAGCGCGGGCGCGTCCGCGATGTCGAAGCTGACGCCGCGCTTCCCTCTTCGATCAGTGCGCGTTCCTTCTCACCAAGCCACCGATGCTCCTCCGGCCGCCGATACACCGCCAGCCACAGCGCGACCCACAGAAATCCGAGCGAGCCGGTGATGAGGAACACGGCCTGCCAACCGAAACGATATTGCAGCCACACAATGAGCGGCGGCGCGACCACCGATCCGAGCGCGGCGCCGCTGTTGAAGATGGCCAGTCCAAACGCGCGCTCGCGCGCCGGGAACCACTCGGCGACCACCTTCGCCGCACCCGGCCAGTTGCCGGCTTCGCCGAATCCGAGCAGCGCGCGAAACAAGCTCAGCGATCCCAGCCCGCGCGCCGCCGCGTGCAGCATCGCCGCGACCGACCAGACCAGCACCGAGCAGGTGAACCCGCGCCGCACGCCCACCCGGTCGTAGAACTTGCCGGAGACGCTGTGGCTCACCGTGTACGCCAGCAGGAACCATGTCCCCAGCGTCGCGTATTGCAAGTTGGAAAGCTGCCAGGTGGCGCGCAGCACCGGCGACAAGACCGAGATCGTCAGCCGGTCGAGAAAATTGATGAGCGTGGCCAGGAAAACCAGCCCGATGATCCACCAGCGCAGGCCGGCAACGCGAAAATCTGCCTTGGTCGCGATCCTCTCCGGCGCTGTTGCCTGCACCTGCAAAACACCCATCCCCCGCTCCAGATCAAACAAGTGGAGAGTGTTCTAACTGTTCACTGTCCACTACTCACGGCCGGCGGTCTCGGTCTGTTCTGCCGGATGCGCCGCGCCCGGTACCTCGGCTAACGCGCCGCCCGCCGCTTCGCCATCCGGAATCCCAGCTCCGACGAGAGCGCTTCCGCCGCCGCCGTCACCGAGCGCGCCAGCAGCGGCACCTTTTCGTTGCTCACGCGGAACGACGGCCCTGAGACGCTGATGGCCGCCAGCGGCTCGTGCGTGTAGCCCCACACCACCGCGCCCACGCAGCGCACGCCCTCTTCGTTTTCTTCGTTGTCCACCGCGTAGCCCTGCCGCCGGACTTTCGTCAGCTCGTTGCGCAGCTCCGCCAGCGTGGTGAGGGTATGGCGCGTGAGCGGCCGCATGCCGATCCTCTGCACCGCGCGTTCCACCTCGGCGGCGGGCAGCGACGCCATGATCGCCTTGCCTACCGCGGTGCAGTACGCCGGCGTCCGCCGGCCGATGCTCGACGCCAGGCGCACACTGCGCTCCGGCTCGACCTTGTCGACGTACACAACCTCGCCGTCGTCGTAAACGCACAGGTGCGCCGTCTCGCCGGTTTCCATGACCACGCGCTCCAGGTACGGACGCGCGCGCTCGCGAATATCGAGCTGCGAAACGGCGCGCGTGCCCAGCTCGAACAGCTTCAGCCCGAGCCGGTAGCGCCCCTCGCCGTTCTTCTCGATCAGACGATGGCGCTCCAGCACCATCAGCAACCGGTGCGCCGTGCTCTTGTGCAGCCCGAGCGCGCGCGACACTTCCAGCAGCGACATCCCGGGACCCTTTTCCGTTAGGATTCCCAGCACGCCGAGGGCGCGGTCAAGCACCTGGATCTGATAAGGAGAACGGGGTGTGGTTTTACTATGCGGCACGGCGTGCCATTATATGAATCCGGGCGCCGCAGTTCAAGACGCGTTGCGCCAGCCACGCGCCAGTTCCGCAGACGGCCGAAAGAAACAGCCCGGCAGTCAGCCCGGCGGGTTTCGCCGGCTGAAGGGAAGGCCGTACGCCCACCGAGCCGGAGCGGCGAAGGAGACGCGCGGCAGAATAGAAACTAGCTGATCGCCCGGGCCGCGAAGCGGTTCAACCCTGCCATCACCAGCAGCGTGTCCACCACCACCAGCGCGCCCAGGACGACGGCGATCGGCATGTGGGGAAACTGCGGCGCCAGCGTTCCGCGCAGGCCTTCGTTGGCATAAACGAGCGGATTCAGCAGCACCACTTTTTGCAGGATGGGAAAACTGTTCAGCGCGCTCCACGGGTAGTAGGCGCAGCCGAAGAAGATCATCGGAGCGAGCACCAGGCTGAACATCAGTCCGATGTGCGTCTGCCCCATGCTCACGCCGAGCGTGAGGCCGCCCGCGGCGGAGAACAGCGCCACCAGCAGCACCACCGCCGCAAACAGCCACGGACGCTCGAAGCTGATGCCCACGTTGCGTCCCAGCAGCAGCCACGCCGCCGGCACCACGATCGCGCCTGAGATCAGCGCCTGCACCATGCCGGCCAGGATTTTTTCCGCCACCAGCCACTCCATGCGCATGGGCGCCAGCAGCCGGTCTTCGATCTCGCGCGTGAACTGGAACTCGGCCAGCAGCGGCATGGCCACCGCCTGCACGCCGCTGAACGTCATGGCCACGCCCATGATGCCGGGCAGCAGGATGGCCTTGTAGCTGGAAACCATCATGCCGCTGCGCACCATCACTTGTCCGAAGACGAAGACGAACATCAGCGGCTGGAGCATGGTCTGCACCAGCACCACCGCCAGATTGCGCCGCGCCACGTGCGCGTCACGCGCCAGCATTGCCCGGAACGTTTTCCAGTTCAATCGCGCAGGCTCCTTCCCGTGTGGTGCAGGAACAGGTTTTCAAGGCTCGGCTCGGAGATGTGCACATCGGTGAGCTCCACCTGCAACTCGCCCAGCGCCGCCACCAGCTCGGGCACCAGCGACCCGCCACGATCGGCATAGACGTCGGCGCCGCCAATGTTCGACTGCACCTCGCGCACGCCCGCCAGCTGCTTCAGCCGCTGTTCGAGCGTGGCCGCGGTTCCGCTGAAGCGCAGGCGCACCACGTAGCCGCCGGGGATCGAGGTTTTCAGCTCGGCCGGCGTGCCCAGCGCGATCAGCTTTCCGTGGTCGATGATGGCGATACGCTGGCAGAGCGCGTCGGCCTCTTCCATGTTGTGCGTGGTCAGCAGCACCGTCTTCCCCGCCTGGTTGTACTCGCGGATGATGCCCCACAGCAGCAAGCGCGTCTGCGGATCGAGGCCCGTGGAGGGCTCGTCGAGGAACAGCACCGCCGGATCGTGCATCATGGCGCGCGCGATGGAGAGCCGCTGCATCATGCCGCCGGAAAAATTGCGTGCCGAATCGTCGGCCCGATCAGCCAGTTGGAAGCGCTCCAGCAGGTCGTTGGCGCGGCGCGCCCGCTCCTTCGGCCCAAGGCCGAAGTACGCCGCGTGGAAATGCAGGATTTCGCGGGCGGTGAGCGCAAAGTCGAGGTTCGGGCGCTGCTGCACCACGCCGATCAGCCGCCGCGCCTCCACCGGCTGGCGCCACACGTCGTAGTCGCCAATGAACGCGCGCCCGCCCGTCGGACGCACGCGCGTGGTCAGGATGCCGACGGTCGTGCTCTTCCCGGCGCCGTTCGGTCCCAGCAGCCCGAAGATTTCACCGGGTTCGACCTGGAGCGAGATGCCGTCGAGCGCCACCACGCCCGCCGACTTCTTCTTGTCTTTGTCTTTCTTGTCGGCGCTCTGCGCGCGTCCCAGCGGCATGATGCTCATGCCGGCGGGCGTGGCTGCCGGCCCTGCCGATGCGTAGACCTTGCGCAAGTCTTCGGTGCGCACACCGATGCGCGCGCGACTCTGAAATTCGCTGCGGGCTGCGTCTGGCAGTACCGCCGTTTGCATCACTCCTCCCGGGACAATGTGCTCCAACATGGCAGCCGGGGTCGCGCCCGTCAAGCCGCCATCGGTGAACGGACATATATACTGGCCGCCACAGCTTGAGCGCCTTTCGCGTGTTGCAAAGAATCACTTCGTGCGCGCCGCTTCAACAGTACGCTTCAGCATCAACCCGCAGAGCCAGCTCTCTCCCGCTGAGCAGATCCGCGAGCAACTGCTCTATCACATCCATCTCGGCATTCTGCGCCCGGGCAGCCGCCTGCCCACGGTGCGCGACGTCGCCACGCAAACCGGCCTCAACCTGAAGACCGCCTTCCGGGCTTACCGAAAGCTCGCAAAGGAGGGCGTGGTCGACATCAAGCCCACGCGCGGCGTCTTCGTGAAGTACTCCACCGCCGCCGCCGAGCGCTCCTACCGCCGCGACCTGGAGCGCTTCGCCCGCCGCGTGCTGCGCGAAGGCGAGCAGTACAGCCTCTCGCCGCGGCGCGTGGCTCAATCGCTGCTGCACGCCGCCGGCATCCGCGCTCCCGCTGTTCGCTGCGCCGTACTGGAGTGCAACCGCGAGCAGGCCGGACTGTTCAGCGAAGAAATCCACCGCAAGCTCGGCATCGAGGCCTTTCCGGTACTCACCACCGAACCGGCAAAAAAGTTACGCAGCCTGCTGCGCGACGCCGACCTGCTGGTGACCACCGATTTCCACTGGGCCGAAGCGACCGCCTGGGGCACGCGGCTGCGGCGCGAGCCGTTTCGCATCGGCTTGAACCCCGAGTTCCACCGCATATTGCTGCGCCACGCCCGCCGCCACGTCTTCCCCATGGTATTGAGCGACATTTCCTTCGAGCCGCAATTCCGCCAGGCGGTGGGCGGCACGGCCCCGGAGGCGGTGGTGAACAACCTGGTGTTCGTCCACTACCGCGACCACGCGCGGCTGGCACAGTTGCTCGCCGAAGCGCCCCGCGCCTACGTTTCCCCGCTTATCATGGATGAAGTTGCCCGGCACGCGCCCGCCAGCGTGCAATTGGTGACGCTGCGCGACATGATCGCGCCCGAATCGCTCGCCCTGCTGCGTCACAAGCTGCTGCTCAACTCGCGCTAGCGCGCTGCGCCCTGTATTCTGGAGAAAAGCGGCCTCACCATTCGCCGGTCCTTATCTTCGTGAAACGTGAAACGCGAAACGTGAAACGTTCTTCCCACTGGGTCAGCCTCGTCCCCTATGGCCTGAACCAGCAGCACCCCAACAACTACAAGGACATGCTCGACGCGTTCTGGGAGAACCGCGACAACCTGGGCTACGCGTGGCGCATTCTCCGCGACGGCTGCTGCGACGGCTGCGCCCTCGGCACCAGCGGCATGCGCGACTGGACGATGAAGGGCGTCCACCTGTGCGCCGTGCGCCTGCAACTGCTGCGGCTGAACACCATGCCCGCCATGGACTGGCGCCTGCTCGAAGACGTGGAGCGGCTGCGCGGCCTCTCGGAAAAACAACTGCGCAAGCTCGGCCGGCTTCCCGTGCCCATGATTCGCCATCGCGGCGCGAAAGGATTCCGCCGCATTAGCTGGGACGAAGCCCTCGATGCGGCCGCGCAGGGCCTGAAGCAGACCAACCCGCATCGCCTCGCCTGGTACGTCACCTCGCGCGGCCTCACCAACGAGGCCTACTACGCGCATCAGAAGGTGGCACGCTTCTTCGGCACGAACAGCGTGGACACCAGCGCCCGCGTCTGCCACGCGCCTTCGACCGCCGCCCTGAATGCGACGGTCGGGGTAGCGGCGACCACGTGCTCCTACTCGGACTGGATTGGCGCCGACCTGCTCGTCTTCGTCGGGTCGAACGTCGCGGCCAATCAGCCGGTCGCAACCAAGTACCTGTACTACGCGAAAAAGGCCGGCACGCGCATCTTCGTCGTGAACCCGTACCGCGAGCCCGGCATGGACCGCTACTGGGTGCCCTCAGTCACCGAGAGCGCGCTGTTCGGCACGCAGATCGCCGACGACTTCTTCCTCATACGCACCGGCGGCGACATTCCATTCTTCTACGGTGTGCTCAAGCACCTGGTCGAAAACAACTGGCTCGACCGCGAGTTCATCGCCGAGCGAACCATCGGCTTTGCAGACGTCGAGGCCAAAGCCCGCGCGTTTTCCTGGGAAGAGCTGGAGCGCGGCTCGGGCCTCCCGCGCGCCGACATGCTGCGCTTCGCCGAATCGTTCGGCCGCGCGCGTCACGCCATCATGGTGTGGAGCATGGGAGTCACGCAGCATCGCCACGGCAGCGACAACGTGCGCGCCATCGTAAACCTGCAACTGGCGCGCGGCTTCGTCGGACGCCCCCACACCGGTCTCATGCCCATCCGCGGACATAGCGGCGTCCAGGGCGGCGCCGAAATGGGCGCCCAGCCCGGCGCTTACGTTTTGGGGTCAGCCGTAAACGAAGACAACGCCCGTCGCTTTTCCGCCCCAACCATGTGGGGCTTCGAGCCGCCCGCGTGGAAAGGAATGACCGCCACCGAGTGCATCCTCGCCGCCGAGCGCGGCGAACTCGACGCGCTGTGGCAATCGGGCGGCAATTTCGCGCAGACCTTACCGCAGCCCGACCGCGTGGACCGCGCCCTCGGACGCGTTCGCCTGCGCATTCACCAGGACATCGTCGCCAACCGCTCCATGCTCGTGGATCCCGGCGAAACCGTCGTGCTGCTGCCCAGTCGCACCCGCTACGAGCAGCGCGGCGGCGGCACGGAAACCAGCACCGAGCGCCGCGTCATCTACTCGCCGGAGATTCCCGGCCCGCGCCCCGGCGAAGCGCTCGACGAATGGGAGATCCCGGTCCTGGTTGCCCGCAGGGCCCACCCCGAGCGCGCCAACACTGCCTTCCCATGGCAAAACACGCAGGACATCCGCGGCGAAATCGACCGCGTGTGCCCCGCCTACCGCGGCATCGGGTCTCTCAAAAGAAAGGGCGACAACTTCCAGTGCGGCGGCCCGCGCCTGCTTGGCGAAAGCTTCCTTACTGCCGACGGCAAGGGCCACTTCAGCGCGGTCAACCTGCCCGATCAGAACATCCCCGCCGGCCGGTTTCTGCTGTCCACCCGCCGCGGCCGCCAGTTCAACAGCATCGTGCACGCCGGCTTCGATCCGCTCACCGGCGCCGAGCGGGACCAGGTCTTCATGTCGCAGGTTGACGCCGACCAGCTCGGCGTCGCCGATCGCGATCCCATCCTGCTGCGCAATGAACTGGGAGAATTTCACGGGCGGGTGAAGATCGCCGAAGTCCGCCCCGGCTGCCTGCAAGCCCACTGGCCTGAGGTCAACGGGCTGATCCCCGCGGGCCAGCTCGACACCAGCGGCGTGCCGGACTACAACGCAATCGTGGAAGTGGTTCCGGCGCGGCCGAGCTCCGGCACCTAGCATTCGGCAATTAGCATTGGGCCCCTGAAAGCCCGGGCGTTCGCGGCCAACTGCCAAATCCTAAGTGCTAAGTGCCACCGCACCCGATCACCCGCGCCGGCCGATGCGGTCGCGGCGCCCAGCGCGGCGCCGTGGCGCAGTCCCCGCCAGGAACAGCGCCATCCCAATGTGCATGGGGTTGCGGACGTACTGGTAGAAATCACGCCAGACAAGCCGTCGCGGCGGGCCGAACGGAGCCGGTGTCCCGCGGCCTGCCCGGCCAAAGTTTTTGTACGAACGAATTTCGCGGCGCGCGGGTTCCCAGCCGGGGATATAATCTCGCCAGCCTCGTCCTCGTCAAAAAAGTTTTCCACCACTCGCCGGCCCGAGTTGCTGCATCCAATCCAGCACAGGCCGCTGTCAGTCTCAATTGCCGGCATCACGCGACGCCGGGATGTACGCCACGTACTGCAATCCTGTCCCTCGGGAGGCCCGCCATGCTATCCAAGTGCGCCAATCCAGGCTGCTCGGCGAAGCTTCGTTATCTGAACCAGGGCAAGATCTTCCGCGTCGAGTCTGACGTACAGGGCTTCCCCGCGCGCCGCAGGCCCATGCAGCGCGCCCTCGCCCCAATCGCCACGGTGGCGCCCGCGCCGCAACCTGAAACCGTTGCGGACCTGATACGCAACGGCGCCCCTCGCGCCGAGTACTTCTGGCTTTGCGGCCCCTGCGCCCGCGAGATGACCGTCTCGGTGGTTGGCGAACAGGTCGTCCTCATGCCGGTCTGCGCGGCATCCGCCCAAGCGGCTGCGTCGTAAAACTTGCAGCAATTAGCACTTAGCATTTGGCCCCGGAACGACCGCGCCCGGCAACCTATCGTTTGCCAGGCGCCGATTGGCCGCTGCGAATCGCCAACTGCGGTTTTTACGGCCTTGTCTTCGCGATCTCCGGCGACTTGGGTTTGCCGCCCGGCTTGCCCAGGTGGTATTTGGTCAGCCCGTCGCGCAGGAATTCAAACGCCTCTTCCGGTGAATCGGCGAAGCGGAAAAGGTTCACGTCGGTGGGCGAGATGGCCCCGCTGTCCACCAGCGCCTCGAAGTTGATCACCCGCTTCCAGTAGTCCCGCCCGTAAATCACCACCAGGATCTTCTTCGCCAGCTTGTCGGTCTGCGCCAGCGTCAGGATTTCGAAGAGCTCGTCGAGCGTGCCGAAGCCGCCGGGGAAGATCACCAGTCCCTTCGCCAGATATGCGAACCAGTACTTGCGCATGAAGAAGTAGTGGAACTCAAAGTTCAGCGCGGGCGTGATGTAAGGGTTCGGCAATTGCTCGAAGGGCAGCCGGATATTCAGGCCGACGGTCTTTCCGCCCGCTTCCCACGCCCCCAGGTTGGCGGCTTCCATGATTCCCGGACCGCCGCCGGTGGT is a window from the Terriglobales bacterium genome containing:
- a CDS encoding SDR family oxidoreductase — protein: MNLGLKGKVAIVTGGARDIGRAISLELARSGAAVAVNYAASADRAAEVVNEIKAGGGNAVAVAADLRRPEGAAKLVKETRAALGDQIHILVNNAGGIVARKKMEEMDAAFWDEVMALNLRTLFLATQAALPHMAEGGAIVNLASQAGRDGGGTGAVAYSTTKGGVLTFTRGLAKELGPRKIRVNAVAPGLINTSFHDTFTKPEVRQRVAGMTPLGREGTAEEVAALVVFLASGASPFVNGAAVDINGGMYFS
- a CDS encoding MFS transporter, whose product is MFDLERGMGVLQVQATAPERIATKADFRVAGLRWWIIGLVFLATLINFLDRLTISVLSPVLRATWQLSNLQYATLGTWFLLAYTVSHSVSGKFYDRVGVRRGFTCSVLVWSVAAMLHAAARGLGSLSLFRALLGFGEAGNWPGAAKVVAEWFPARERAFGLAIFNSGAALGSVVAPPLIVWLQYRFGWQAVFLITGSLGFLWVALWLAVYRRPEEHRWLGEKERALIEEGSAASASTSRTRPRWRDLFGYRQVWGIVAARLLVDPVWWLYIFWLPEYLNKVRGFSLAQIGLFAWAPYLAADAGSLAGGFASGVLMRRGWSVDRARKTVMLISAAMMPAGILAERAESAMVALVWIAVVLFGFQAWINNLQAMPSDLFPASAVGSVAGLGGSGAGIGSMLFILATGWVVDHFSYRPVLITAGLLAPIGAAVLFWLTPKIEMLDLGAAEATA
- a CDS encoding IclR family transcriptional regulator, with the translated sequence MLDRALGVLGILTEKGPGMSLLEVSRALGLHKSTAHRLLMVLERHRLIEKNGEGRYRLGLKLFELGTRAVSQLDIRERARPYLERVVMETGETAHLCVYDDGEVVYVDKVEPERSVRLASSIGRRTPAYCTAVGKAIMASLPAAEVERAVQRIGMRPLTRHTLTTLAELRNELTKVRRQGYAVDNEENEEGVRCVGAVVWGYTHEPLAAISVSGPSFRVSNEKVPLLARSVTAAAEALSSELGFRMAKRRAAR
- a CDS encoding ABC transporter permease yields the protein MNWKTFRAMLARDAHVARRNLAVVLVQTMLQPLMFVFVFGQVMVRSGMMVSSYKAILLPGIMGVAMTFSGVQAVAMPLLAEFQFTREIEDRLLAPMRMEWLVAEKILAGMVQALISGAIVVPAAWLLLGRNVGISFERPWLFAAVVLLVALFSAAGGLTLGVSMGQTHIGLMFSLVLAPMIFFGCAYYPWSALNSFPILQKVVLLNPLVYANEGLRGTLAPQFPHMPIAVVLGALVVVDTLLVMAGLNRFAARAIS
- a CDS encoding ATP-binding cassette domain-containing protein — protein: MQTAVLPDAARSEFQSRARIGVRTEDLRKVYASAGPAATPAGMSIMPLGRAQSADKKDKDKKKSAGVVALDGISLQVEPGEIFGLLGPNGAGKSTTVGILTTRVRPTGGRAFIGDYDVWRQPVEARRLIGVVQQRPNLDFALTAREILHFHAAYFGLGPKERARRANDLLERFQLADRADDSARNFSGGMMQRLSIARAMMHDPAVLFLDEPSTGLDPQTRLLLWGIIREYNQAGKTVLLTTHNMEEADALCQRIAIIDHGKLIALGTPAELKTSIPGGYVVRLRFSGTAATLEQRLKQLAGVREVQSNIGGADVYADRGGSLVPELVAALGELQVELTDVHISEPSLENLFLHHTGRSLRD
- a CDS encoding GntR family transcriptional regulator, producing the protein MAAGVAPVKPPSVNGHIYWPPQLERLSRVAKNHFVRAASTVRFSINPQSQLSPAEQIREQLLYHIHLGILRPGSRLPTVRDVATQTGLNLKTAFRAYRKLAKEGVVDIKPTRGVFVKYSTAAAERSYRRDLERFARRVLREGEQYSLSPRRVAQSLLHAAGIRAPAVRCAVLECNREQAGLFSEEIHRKLGIEAFPVLTTEPAKKLRSLLRDADLLVTTDFHWAEATAWGTRLRREPFRIGLNPEFHRILLRHARRHVFPMVLSDISFEPQFRQAVGGTAPEAVVNNLVFVHYRDHARLAQLLAEAPRAYVSPLIMDEVARHAPASVQLVTLRDMIAPESLALLRHKLLLNSR
- a CDS encoding FdhF/YdeP family oxidoreductase, which translates into the protein MKRSSHWVSLVPYGLNQQHPNNYKDMLDAFWENRDNLGYAWRILRDGCCDGCALGTSGMRDWTMKGVHLCAVRLQLLRLNTMPAMDWRLLEDVERLRGLSEKQLRKLGRLPVPMIRHRGAKGFRRISWDEALDAAAQGLKQTNPHRLAWYVTSRGLTNEAYYAHQKVARFFGTNSVDTSARVCHAPSTAALNATVGVAATTCSYSDWIGADLLVFVGSNVAANQPVATKYLYYAKKAGTRIFVVNPYREPGMDRYWVPSVTESALFGTQIADDFFLIRTGGDIPFFYGVLKHLVENNWLDREFIAERTIGFADVEAKARAFSWEELERGSGLPRADMLRFAESFGRARHAIMVWSMGVTQHRHGSDNVRAIVNLQLARGFVGRPHTGLMPIRGHSGVQGGAEMGAQPGAYVLGSAVNEDNARRFSAPTMWGFEPPAWKGMTATECILAAERGELDALWQSGGNFAQTLPQPDRVDRALGRVRLRIHQDIVANRSMLVDPGETVVLLPSRTRYEQRGGGTETSTERRVIYSPEIPGPRPGEALDEWEIPVLVARRAHPERANTAFPWQNTQDIRGEIDRVCPAYRGIGSLKRKGDNFQCGGPRLLGESFLTADGKGHFSAVNLPDQNIPAGRFLLSTRRGRQFNSIVHAGFDPLTGAERDQVFMSQVDADQLGVADRDPILLRNELGEFHGRVKIAEVRPGCLQAHWPEVNGLIPAGQLDTSGVPDYNAIVEVVPARPSSGT
- a CDS encoding TIGR00730 family Rossman fold protein; this translates as MDKPKSFRAPLAYENRAFLESPDGRPLRILSEYLEPLARFRRERIQDTVVFFGSARFHSHSDAQHALELLEKPGSAKPAAPDQQPKTPGRGEGDADELQVKLARAAVEMARYYEAARQLAGMLTKWSIQLPFKRNRFVVTTGGGPGIMEAANLGAWEAGGKTVGLNIRLPFEQLPNPYITPALNFEFHYFFMRKYWFAYLAKGLVIFPGGFGTLDELFEILTLAQTDKLAKKILVVIYGRDYWKRVINFEALVDSGAISPTDVNLFRFADSPEEAFEFLRDGLTKYHLGKPGGKPKSPEIAKTRP